aactatgcAAATATATGCATTAATGACAGGTTTGAATCGAGTAATGTAGTCTTGCAGCAACTGTGAGTTGATTTTGAAGAGATGTTTAACTTTTTCTACTTTTAGGTTTAACACTTGGCACTCCAGCAACAACAATTAATAAAGTTTGTGCATCGGggatgaaatcaatcatgatGGCAGCTCAGAGTCTAATGTGTGGACACCAGGTAGTAAAGTGTTAAGAGTTCAATCTAATTTGCAGTTGCTTTTATTCATTGTGTGTGCTTTTAATTTTTGTCAAGGATGTGATGGTGGCCGGAGGTATGGAGAGCATGTCCAATGTGCCTTACGTGATGGCCCGAGAAACACCATCCTACGGTGGGGTTAAAATGGAAGACCTCATTGTGAAGGATGGACTCACTGATGTATATAATAAATTCCACATGGTAAGTCTTAAATACTAGCACAGTGAAATATTAGCTTTTTCCACTCATTTTCTGTCAGCTTTATATTTCATGTGTTCACCAAACAGGGCAATTGTGCAGAGAACACCGCTAAGAAGAGCAACATCACCAGGGAGGAGCAAGACAGCTTCGCCATCGGCTCATACTCCCGCAGCAAAGCAGCATACGAGTCAGGAATTTTGGCGAAGGAGATCGTTCCAGTTAGCATCCCACAGAGAGGTTGGTTGGGAGAAGAGGgtggatttttatttaattttttattaataGTATTGTTATGTAATGGTCTTGTGATTTTTCAGGCAAACCTGATGTGGTCGTGTCTGAGGATGAGGAGTGGAGGCGGGTGGACTTTAGCAAAGTTCCCAAACTTAAGGCAGTGTTTCAGAAAGACAATGGTGAGGATCAATTTGCCTTCCCttcattctttttttgacaAATGCCTCATTTGCTTGCTATTTTTAGGCACAGTGACTGCCGCCAATGCAAGCACGCTGAACGATGGGGCTGCTGCCCTTGTGTTGATGACGGCAGACGCTGCAAAAAGACATAATGTCACTCCACTGGCCAGGATTGTATGTAAGTACGAtttatgatgaaataaaattctgAAAAATAAACACTTAGCCTCATCCAATCATTAAATTGTTGCTGGTTTGGTACTTAAAAACATCTTTGCACGTTTTTACCCCCCCAAggtgacttaaaaaaataaataaatcacaataTTTCACTGCTTTTTTAATTTTGGTCTTTTATTTCTGCTACCTAGCTTTTGCTGATGCAGCTGTAgcaccaattgatttccccatTGCTCCTGCGTACGCCGTACCAAAAGTATGTACACTGAATTTAAATTCGGAGTGACCTACTTAAATAGATAATTCCAAAAATCATCTCTTTTTGGGGCTGTTAGGTCCTGGACGCTGCTGGGTTGACCAAAAATGATATCGCTATGTGGGAGATCAACGAGGCCTTCAGTGTGGTCGTTCTGGCCAACATTAAAATGCTGGACATTGATCCTACAAAAGTAAACGTCAACGGGGGAGCCGTGTCACTCGGACACCCCATTGGGTAAGCAGAAGGtgttattaaaattaaaaatggacatttttatAGTTAATGTTCCTATTCTCTCCTGTCAGGATGTCTGGAGCAAGAATTGTTGGTCATATGGTGCACAACCTTAAGTCGGGCCAGTACGGTCTGGCAGGTATCTGCAATGGAGGCGGTGGAGCCTCCTCTATTATTATCCAAAAGttctaaagaaaaaataaaatggaaaaggGACGCTTCAAGCTCCTTTAATACCCTCTGTGAAATGTGTGGTAAGGGCTCAGAGTCCGAATGGTTTGCTAAGCTCCGTTTTATTATGaagaatgcaattttttttctcaagctcCAATGCAGGTGGCCTATTTATACAGCAAACAAAGGCTCAAGTTCTCTGACATCATGACTCCGATGTTACACTCCTTTGTCAAACAATTAGGTGATAAAATAAGTTAATATTTAACTCTGAATTGAAATGGCTGAAtaaatagtttttattaaagtaTTGTTGTATTGATCTTTTTGGAACAATGGGTTGAAAAGTTTATGGTACCTTACCAGGTAATGTTGTGCACGGTAGTTTCTGTGTTGGCCACTGGGTGGTGCCATTTAGTCGCCATTTTGTTTCAATGTCATTTCATTACGTGTGGGATGGAAAAACAATATAGAAATGATATCTGTGTTATTTTTCTTATCAGAGAGATCATTTTTGAATGGCAGAAGCCTTTGCAAGACAAGACACCGCATTCACCGAAAGTTATTCTTCTATTATTCTCGACAACATAAAAAAAGTCGCTCTAGAATCTAGATGAATGAGGAATATGTTGGTTTTCCGTATACTCCTATAAATCATTAAAATGTAAGTCTAATCAGTCgctaaataaaactaaaatgtCATCAGGAAGTAAATACCAGATACCTGAATAGTCAGTGAAACGTACAGGAACAGGAACTTTTTCAGTGATGGGAAGTTATTACCCGTGGTTGCAAATTTTTACTAACTAAAAACAAATAactaaagaataaaaaaaaatgtcaaaagctGAACTCCTACAAAAAAATGGCTTGTTATTGTGTAACTAAGTTTTTATTCCTTTTGTCAATCATTTCAAAAATAACTTGCCTCCCTAGAACTGCAGGCGTTGTTTGTTTAGTAAAATGCTGGTTGAAAGTGTTGAGGTGATATTAACAACAAGAACATAATGTTCCTTAGGCTCTTACCGAAAGAGTTTCGTCTCTCATTCTTTTCCAGCCAACACAGTCAAACAGCGAGCTAAATATTAACAGAGTCTCAGTCCTTTGACCACAAGTATTTTTATAGTCGTTTCCATTTATTTGGCCTAATTAATAAAAACAAGTGTACAGATAACAATTAAATGTAATGTAAGCATTTCTCTATTTTCTGGGGGGGTTGTGTTTTTGGTTGTTATAGGTCACTGGAAaactttttcaaaaaaatagtTTTCAGTAATGGATTTAAATGTAAactttttgattttgtttggaGACCCAATACGTGAATTTAAGAGGATTAATGAGACCACAcctgtttttatatatatcaaatgtgcagatggatggattttaacTGATAAACTTGAAAGAATCGACTCTATTCATCTCAATGGTATTCTGGATTCTAATCGGAGAATTAAGTCTATCAATAGCCAGGctcaataaatgtttgttcATGTCATTTTTGAAGTGGCGCATGAATTGAGGGACTAACAACGGGCTGGCTTGTGCACACAGTAAAAAAAGGAAGGTGTGGTCATGGCTGTTTATTGCTTACTCTTTGGTGACTAGGAGACAGAGCACGGGTGAGAGGAAACAGAAATACCCAGTGCTGGAAAAATTAAGATTGCAAGGTAGGTCTATGTGTTCCTTGTGTAACGCAAACCTTCAAAATTTAAAGACAAAGTTGATATCAGATTATTTCCCCTGTGTATTACATATTTTGTGAAATTTAGCATACTAATAGATTggcctgtttttttcccccccattttttccattttctgtttttctacATTGAGTCTACTTTTAAACCCTGCTTGACTTTAAGACTGTTAACTACTGTTTATTTCCAGACCTAGTTAACAAGCCGTGTGACCAGTTTCATCATGAATGTTAATCAGGTATTTAAAAAGCAACTTTTCGTATTGACTTTGATGCAGtttactgtactttatttttattgaataTAATAGCCAAGCAATTCCAGACTGATTCTTGAAGATACAGTATAACCATTGAgcgttttattttaatattttcttcCACAGACAAATGGTCCCGCTTATGATAATATGGGCTTTCAGCATGAGAAAGGAAGACCCCCACCATTCGCCCCACAGCAAGGGCTCTATCCTAGTCTACCGACTCCGACCTATGTCGCCTTCGCTCCCAAACCTATTAACACACACCAAAGCACGACACCTGCTACTCCACCAGTTACTACAGAAACCAAAGGTATACTCactaattatattattttaattcaGAAGCCTTTGCTCATTTTCTAACTGCCTTTGTCCTACTTATAATGTCTAACAGTGACAAAGTAAATTTTGACCTATTTTGCACAACATGGAgtggaattttatttttattcattttattcatatactatataatatatattttatttatatactatatattactATATATTATACTGCggaattttatctttatttattttatttaatgaacataaaatattcatcctatctttttttttaaaacaaatcaattaaattgaattattaaattattttattgggCTTGCTggaaaacatacattttttttatggttGTTAATTTTTTACCTTACACTTTATATACCTTTGTACCTTACACTACATATAAAATACTAAAGTTGTCTAAATTAACAACtccaaaaaaatatacagtatgtaatttctatatttttaatataaagAGAGGCCGATAAAGTGTGCTTGATCAAACTTCCCTATGTATTAGCACAACATTAATACACATTTGTACATTAGTGCAAAGGTTGTAGGGCAATTCCTGGTTCCTTGTGTGGACTTTGTATGTTCTCCCTACTACATTCCAAATACATGCATGATTgacgactccaaattgtccgtaagtgcgaatggttgttaaCTCAAAGTTTCTTTCGTccatacaggaaaaaaaacgtgTCCATGGAAACGAATCCTTGCTGGATCCGTGATTGTTCTTATGATTCTGGCTATTGTGGCCCTCTTATTGTGGTACTTCTGtaagtcacatttttattatttagtcACAGTCTTATAAACCATTTCTAAAATGTGttcatgtttgttgttgttgttttttttttgcatttagtgGATGTGTCATATGTACACATGCTCACGTGTCTTATCAGTTTTATTGTGTATTTATGtctttatttgtgtgtttatttgcagtGTACTTCAAATGTGCATTGGGCAAGTCATGCAAGTATAGTTGGAAGTGTCTTCGTCCCACCCAGTGGTGTGATGGAATCGTAGACTGTCCACATGGAGAAGATGAGATCTGCTGTAAAAAACCTTTCAATCTTTTAAATCTACAGTATGTTTGGCTTAGTGATATTCTCTTTATTTATTAGTTCGCCATCATGGAAGCAACTTCACGTTGGAGAGTTTCTCATCATTCACCAAATCGTGGGTTCCTGTTTGCGGCGATAGATGGGATGACAATTTTGGGAAGGCTGTGTGCGAGCAGATGGGTTATGAGAGGTGAGTTTCTTatgacaaatttaaaaaaaagaaatagaaagtTGGTTTCTAAATGGTTATGTATGTTTGTATGCTCTTTTGTTTGGCTCACAGGGAGGATTATGCAAGGTACAGCAAAACAAACATATTAACCGCGGGAGAATTCGTACAACTGAGGCGTGACAGCCACCATAAATTGCCAATACAGACCCAGCTGGTTCCCAGGTTGGTAAACTAACTAATAGACAGtcacaattgaaaaaaaaatcttgcataGTGGTAATGGTGCAATAATAAAGGGAGCGCAATGAGTGGATTTTATTATTTCCTTAATTTTATTAAAAGGCGTGTTGGAGCAAGAATGGACAACaagtatttattgaaaaaaacttttaaagAACATATTGGTTATCTAGTAAACACAGCAAAGTAGATTAAGAGAATTTCTTGGATTCTTTTTATTGCGACATGTCACATTTGGTCAACCACATACATAATTGTTGCTGGGCAGAATTCATAGCCTCCTTTAtgcaaaacaataataataataatttgcttACGTCAGCCATACTGTACATTTTGTtgctgtatttattatttattattatttatttattaattactaAATAACTCCTCTGAATTTAATCGACCATTATTTGTGGTTgaactgtttgtttttaatgtatACAGTATATACTCAGACATGTACTATATATTATTTGATATGTTGactaaaatttaatttttattctcATTCTTTGCAGCGTTCTTTGCTTAGAGGGATCTGTCAGGCTTCGCTGTGTTGGTGAGATACTGTTTTCATTAATTCTGTATTGCCAAGACATAGCTACTGTCCATCTAAATTGCCAAACCACATCGAAATCAACTGAATCGGTAACACAAATAAATATGAGCAAATGTCAAAGGAATCTAAATCATTtcataaatcatttttaataattataaataattcATAAATCTATCAGCATGACCCATGTCGCTAGAAAATAATGTGACGTACTACCCGGGCAGTGCGGTCCAAACTCTATGGGTGCTTGATAatcataagtttttttttttctgttttcagaTTGTGGAGAAAGTTCTGCATCCCCTAACAGTCGCATTGTAGGTGGTACAGAGGCTAAAGTTGGCGCCTGGCCATGGCAGGTCAGTCTCCAGGTTTTCCGTCAAGGACACGTTTGTGGAGGCTCTATTATCAGCAAGCACTGGATTTTATCTGCTGCGCACTGCTTCCAAGGGTGAGTTATTAACCCCCGTctttcctctcctctctctAATTAATAATTCAGTTGTGTTTGGGAAAACGTGTTTGAAAATTTGTGTATAGTGTAATTTGCGTTATTTGACTGTGCAAGTACATTTGGAATAAATAgtaagtgattaaaaaaataaaaaagattctGTTAAATTGAAATTTCAGGTCCAAGTTCTCCAATCCAGTCATCTGGACTGTGCACGCTAGCAAGATAAGCTTGCGTGAGATGGAGCTCTATTTTGGCAATCGAGTTGACAAAATCATCAGTCATGAGAAGTTTGACTCGGATACTAACGACAATGACGTTGCACTTTTGAAGCTGTCAACACCTTTGACATTTTCAAGTAAGTAAAATGAttcttgtttgctttgtttcaattcatttcaatataTGAGAAAATGTTTGGTTGATCCAACAGAGACAGTAAAGCCAGTTTGCTTACCAAATTTGGGCATGGAATTCTCAGACGGACAACCGGCTTGGATTACAGGTTGGGGAGCTTTGCGATCATCTGGTGAGGAAAAACATGTCTTCActccagatttctttttttagaaaatAGATGAGTTTTTGTAATTTAAATGTCTAATTTTAACTGAATACTTGTGcatcatttcaaaatgaaattccTCACAGGACTCTGATAAAATATTTTCTTGTctttataagaattttttttttttttttactattctaCTATTTTAAACATGACGGCCACGGTAGTGTAGTCAGTAAATAActaataattttattttaaaacacatttgaataggttgaatcaaactttttttcattGGGCTTCATttaataattgattttttttaatcatagagAAACATTGTGACAAAAGGCTCTTCATTAAAATTCATGCTTTAATTTTCCTCAGGCCCATCCCCAGACAAACTAAATCAGGCTGAGGTGACAATTTACAGCCGAAAGAAGTGTAACAAACCTACAATATTAGATGGGGCAGTTACAGAGTCGATGATTTGTGCCGGCAAACTCAGCGGAGGCGTCGATTCATGTCAGGTGAGTTTGGCTTACCTGACACACACTCCTGCAAAGACTTGACATGGTACGGCATAACTGGTGTGGGTCTGCAGGGGGACAGCGGAGGACCTTTGGTGGTCAAAGAATCCAACGTGTGGTGGCTGGCAGGTGACACTAGCTGGGGGATTGGCTGTGCTCTGAGGAACAAGCCAGGGGTCTACGGCAATGTATCCTACCTTCTTGACTGGATACATTGGAAGATGGCGGTACGGTGACAACATTTCTGAAATAAGCCTTGAAGGAAATTAGCAACCAGATCTTTTTTCAAACTAAAGATTTAGTTAAAACAGGAGTCAAGTCACTAGGAGCATTCTGATTCATATCGTGTTCGTGCAAAaggaattaccgtattttccgcaccataaggcgcacctaagaacctccaattttctcaaaagccgacagtgcgccttataatccggtgcgccttatatatggacaaagttttcaaattggCCATTTATTAAAGGtatgccttataatccggtgcaccttatatttggacaacattttaaaattggccatttattgaaggtgcgctttataatccagtgcgtcttatagtgcggaaaatacggtaagtagcAATGAAACAGCAACATGTTACATAGTACGCTCACTCAGCACAATGAAAGCCAGTCTAAAAGCAGAATTAATAACAAACAATATACTCATAATTATATTTACTGAATAAGAACAAAATATTGTTGTTATTGAACCACTTCATTAATTTCCACATTTCTTTGTCCTCTACAGACCAATTGATGGTGATACTGGTGAACACGAACACACTCTCAGCCTTTGCTTGGCGTTACTGATTAACACAAAAACGTTGCACTTTGGAATGAAAATattgatttatgtttttatttgaacaaaTGTATAggaataaatactttttttgcaCAAAGGAACAAGTGATTGTGAGTGGCTCAATAATTATGGTCATTTATACATATTGAACGTTTGATCACTTTCTATTTTCTTTCACGATACATGTCAAACTTTGTGCCAATGCATAGATATAGATTTTCAAAACGCCATAAAgaggaaatatatatttttaattcttGTGTGAAATGTCTTGTGCTGGTTAAGAGAATCTCTTGTTGTTTCTCATTCCTCGGTAAACCTGAGTGTCTCATCACCGAGCTCGGCACGCTAATTGGCAGATGCTCAATACCGAGAGCCgacatttattatttgtttgtaCTAATTACCGAACCCGTGATCATGCACTGACTCCGTTTCAACCACTGAACAGATGCCACAATTAGCCACTCATTGCAATTGCTGCCTGCTTAGTGTAAGGAGTCTAAGGACCTTCTCCAACTGTGCCAAAGCGTCTTTCATCTATCGCTCGTTTTCTTGTTGCCCCTTAAATGATGCGTGGGAAGCTCTGGCGTGTTGAGAAGCCTACTCAAGATCACAGCCATCCTAAATGAGCTCTCCTGTTAATTCAAAGGGCAGTGTCGATTATCCTGCAGGATTTAAAGCGGCCTTTGGGCAGAGATGGCAATGATGTTGTGTTAATTGCGTGCGTAGGTGCATGCAGTGTGTGTTGTACTGAATTTATATTCCATCTCAAATGTGGAAGTGCAGTGTGTATTGTAAATCCTTCCTGCCTGTGCAACCAACCTTTCCGTGTGTCATTTTGCCCAAAGACGATCATCGTTGCAACATTGTTGAGTAGCCAATGAGAAGAGAGTCCTTGTTACTGGGCAGCTATGTGTTTATCCCCCTCTGTTCTTTCGTGAGGTCGATGTCACGCGTCAAGCCTCATAGAATGTGAAATCAGCATGAGTCTTTACGACACTCGAGGGTACTGCTGTTGTGATGAACATCAGCACTCTCGCTGGTTTTGTAGGTCAACCAGTATTAAGCTACGGGTGCAGGCCAAACCGTAACATGTGTAGTGTCCTTGTAGCTTGGCCTAGCTCGGTGCTTTTGGAAAAAGATTTGAAAGATCTCCTCAAGCGTTTCACAtttagctttttatttttttatttttaaatatggaTTTTAATGCTCCTTGTGTTGAATAAATTGGCTTAGGTCAACTAAattaaatcacaggtgtcaactCAGCTTTGAGTCACAGACAAACATTAAATACTGTGCTTATATTTTTGGTTGTCACTCTTTaccaagatgttttttttatcttaaattagtggaaaaaaatgaatgataacAATGAAtgctgaaattattattatcattattattttatgttattattattattattattcacattGCATATGTACAATCAATATGTATTTAGTCATCCATACTATATCTACTGGTACTGTTTGAATTGATACCTCTACATTTGCACACATTGTACAAATATCAATGCAGCATCGAGAAAATATCACACAACATtccggttttttttcttctttcttgctTCGATTTGATTTCAATTTCTTTGAATGTTTTCTCAATGTTTTCAAACGCCCCCTTGCGCTCTCTATGTCTGCTACGCTACCCTCACCAATTCCATCTTTGACCACACGGTGGCAACACTCATCTCTGATTGAGCTCGATTGTTGAATGGAGAGAAATTCTCTTTCAGGGAAGGCTGTATATTAATCAGTTTTATCCTTTCCATGTACAAACACAACATATAGAACAAATATCAGATTGAACATTTTGATTTAAAGCatattgtcaaataaattgggTGGCAGGGTTAACACACGCGCCTCACCATGCCAAggttgcgggtttgattccggctCCAGCCTTCCcgtgtagagtttgcatgttctccctgtgcctgcatgCGATTCCTTTCCAGTTTCCTTCCACAACCCCAAAACATGGTCATAATTGTCAGAAAAATTAATTCAGAAAATGGACGAATGTTAAAGAAGACATGTTATTAAAATAGGCTAGTCCTTTAAACAAAGAGTTGCATCCAAGCATCCTCCTAATTTTTGTCGCCCCTCGGGGGAAGCAGTTGGTCGGACAAAAAGTTTTCCCGCTTGCCCTGTTCGAATAACTGCGCTCTTTACAAAGTTAAACGTTTGTTTCCCTTGTGTTCTCTTTTAGTTGGTGACTGTAAAAATTGCTGTTGACAATTTTGTATTTAGGTCAGTATGGACCCCTCAGGGTCTGACAAACCACTTTCTCCCAGAGTCCCTATGATTGACACATTTTCTTACAACAAATGAAGTCCTGCTCTTCTGCTTTTGAATTCTTGATGAGTAACATGTTagaaaatacaagactaaatGCCGCTGTTGATGCATTTACGCTACATTTAGCTTCCTGTGTTGTTATTATAATGCATTCCATTTGACTGCTGATACAATCATTGTTGTATAGTTTAAATTTGTATTGTGTGTTTGGAATCCATTCCATGCTTTGTACGTTTGTCCCCATGGATCTTCAGGGGCTTGTTTTGCATCACGTGACACTTTCATGGCTACCTGCTTCctctgtgagagagagagagggagagcagagagagagagagagagagagagagagagagagagagagagagagagagagagagagaaggagagaaaTAAACAGAATTACCAGGACATCCTCTAAGAACATAATGCCTGTCTTAGACAGTGGGCATCTGTTGGCATTTCCTCATGATGTATGGGATACAGGgttggaggagggagggatggaaggAGAGGGAGGGGAAGGAGCTTCAGGGAGGATTATGTGGGAGCAACGAAGGcagaagggagggaggaggaggggggggtgacCTGAATGCTCCATCCGTAAAGCGCTTTTCTTCTGGACTGGCCCTCTGCCGTGGACAGCAAGCCCAGGTCACACCAACCGGGTGATGCTCCCTTCTGTCACTGTGGTCTAcaggattggattttttttctttttctttcaccaTTTGTCTTAATTCAGACAGCATTTGTTACTGCATTTCAGTTAGACTCaaactttcattcattttttcagGATAAACTCCAATATGACAAATCTGCAAATGCTATATGTTACAAAATGAGGATTTAACATTgacacactcttttttttttctttttctttctataaATTATGAATACAGAAGAATTGTCAAATCCAAACTGTTCAAAAGTCTATGTAGTCCTTGGAATTGCTCCTAATGAGAACTTTAAAGTTGAATGCAACATATGTTGCCCGTGTCCTTGTTCCTTTAGCTGGAACGACCTTGCATAGTTTAACATTataattttaaataaagcaGTAAATGAAGAAGATGATGATGCATATTCTCTATACTTTCTAGCATTAGGTGGGTGCCTGGACCTGCATCCTTCGAGGAATAATATAGTTCCTATTATTTCCCTCCCACTTGACTTATAGCATTTTCTGATATAATAGCACCATCCACTTTCTCACCGCCCACCCTCCTTAATTGcagagcaattttttttttttttagcacaagGTGACTTCTATCTCTTGACAGTCTTCCCGTTAAGCACACGCTTAAGATTCTACGGGGCAAAGTGCCAGCACTGAGGCCAGATGGGCGCCCCAGTCGCTACCTGCCACCCGGTGCCAGTCCCCCCCCTGACACGCGGCTCTTGCCATCTGTGCCGACCTGCCCCTAGCTGTCAAACAGTTCAAGAACGGGCCACGGCGTTCCCGCCTGTTTCGTGACAACTGACAGCTCAGCTGTGCAGATGTTGTTGGAACGCTAAAATAGGCAACAGCAAGGCTAACATCTGTGCTTCCCGGTAAGAAGAACAACACCGGCCGCTGTGATTGTGTCTCAAACCGAGCGACAGACGTTCTGTGCGGGATCATCTGGGCGTGACTTGTCATTCACGCAGATTCCACTGTATCGTTTTACAATTCCATAAATATGTTTTGGAGATTTAAAACAGATTACAACAGTGTAAACAAGACAGATTTACAGATTTAAGGAGATCACAAGGTTGTGATACTGAAAGCATGGTTCATAGGTCACACACAATATAATCCACGTACTATTAAATGGAATCAATTGTTTTGGTGACATTCTGTATTTACTGTGTGGTGATTTTCCTGTCACATGGTGCTCCCCCCACTCCTGTCACACCATGTTTTGATCCAATGTGTAGCAAGTGTCAGGTGTAGCCCTTTATTAGCACTCTGCTGGCCATCCCAATCAAATCATAATAATTttgcattgttgacaaaaag
The Syngnathus typhle isolate RoL2023-S1 ecotype Sweden linkage group LG15, RoL_Styp_1.0, whole genome shotgun sequence DNA segment above includes these coding regions:
- the acat1 gene encoding acetyl-CoA acetyltransferase, mitochondrial, whose translation is MSSSGLLTIRAGTCKRLIHKYLSRTYTTGPSLNEVVIVSAVRTPMGSFKGSLAAVPATKLGSVAIKGAIEKAGIKPEDVNEVYMGNVLQAGEGQAPTRQALLGAGLTLGTPATTINKVCASGMKSIMMAAQSLMCGHQDVMVAGGMESMSNVPYVMARETPSYGGVKMEDLIVKDGLTDVYNKFHMGNCAENTAKKSNITREEQDSFAIGSYSRSKAAYESGILAKEIVPVSIPQRGKPDVVVSEDEEWRRVDFSKVPKLKAVFQKDNGTVTAANASTLNDGAAALVLMTADAAKRHNVTPLARIVSFADAAVAPIDFPIAPAYAVPKVLDAAGLTKNDIAMWEINEAFSVVVLANIKMLDIDPTKVNVNGGAVSLGHPIGMSGARIVGHMVHNLKSGQYGLAGICNGGGGASSIIIQKF
- the tmprss2 gene encoding transmembrane protease serine 2 isoform X2; the protein is MNVNQTNGPAYDNMGFQHEKGRPPPFAPQQGLYPSLPTPTYVAFAPKPINTHQSTTPATPPVTTETKGKKTCPWKRILAGSVIVLMILAIVALLLWYFLYFKCALGKSCKYSWKCLRPTQWCDGIVDCPHGEDEICFRHHGSNFTLESFSSFTKSWVPVCGDRWDDNFGKAVCEQMGYEREDYARYSKTNILTAGEFVQLRRDSHHKLPIQTQLVPSVLCLEGSVRLRCVDCGESSASPNSRIVGGTEAKVGAWPWQVSLQVFRQGHVCGGSIISKHWILSAAHCFQGSKFSNPVIWTVHASKISLREMELYFGNRVDKIISHEKFDSDTNDNDVALLKLSTPLTFSKTVKPVCLPNLGMEFSDGQPAWITGWGALRSSGPSPDKLNQAEVTIYSRKKCNKPTILDGAVTESMICAGKLSGGVDSCQGDSGGPLVVKESNVWWLAGDTSWGIGCALRNKPGVYGNVSYLLDWIHWKMAVR
- the tmprss2 gene encoding transmembrane protease serine 2 isoform X1; this translates as MNVNQTNGPAYDNMGFQHEKGRPPPFAPQQGLYPSLPTPTYVAFAPKPINTHQSTTPATPPVTTETKGKKTCPWKRILAGSVIVLMILAIVALLLWYFLYFKCALGKSCKYSWKCLRPTQWCDGIVDCPHGEDEICFRHHGSNFTLESFSSFTKSWVPVCGDRWDDNFGKAVCEQMGYEREDYARYSKTNILTAGEFVQLRRDSHHKLPIQTQLVPSVLCLEGSVRLRCVDCGESSASPNSRIVGGTEAKVGAWPWQVSLQVFRQGHVCGGSIISKHWILSAAHCFQGSKFSNPVIWTVHASKISLREMELYFGNRVDKIISHEKFDSDTNDNDVALLKLSTPLTFSKTVKPVCLPNLGMEFSDGQPAWITGWGALRSSGPSPDKLNQAEVTIYSRKKCNKPTILDGAVTESMICAGKLSGGVDSCQGDSGGPLVVKESNVWWLAGDTSWGIGCALRNKPGVYGNVSYLLDWIHWKMATN